A single region of the Raphanus sativus cultivar WK10039 chromosome 1, ASM80110v3, whole genome shotgun sequence genome encodes:
- the LOC108856885 gene encoding kunitz trypsin inhibitor 4-like, with amino-acid sequence MAINDLWNERFHRAVLAATANAGGPIYDTDGDVIIGGSYYVLPRIWGAAGGGLNLAPRGDNQCPLFIGQEPSEVNKGIPVRFSNWRSRVRFVPESMNLNIKMDVKATVCVQSTYWWVTAAESHFRTMFVTAGRKPEHGEDSANSFFQIKKIGDNLSGYKIAFCPEDKDCINVGIKVDRSGVRRLVLSSTPFEVVFEKATYTSSKTMSNV; translated from the exons ATGGCAATCAACGATCTATGGAACGAAAGGTTTCATCGTG CTGTTTTGGCCGCGACTGCAAACGCCGGAGGGCCAATTTACGACACTGATGGTGATGTCATAATTGGAGGAAGTTACTATGTTCTCCCTCGCATCTGGGGTGCTGCAGGTGGCGGCCTGAATCTCGCCCCCCGTGGTGACAACCAATGTCCCCTCTTTATCGGACAGGAGCCTTCAGAGGTCAACAAGGGCATTCCCGTAAGATTCTCAAACTGGAGGTCTAGAGTTAGGTTCGTTCCTGAATCAATGAATCTTAACATAAAGATGGATGTCAAAGCTACGGTCTGCGTTCAGTCAACTTACTGGTGGGTCACTGCAGCCGAATCTCACTTTAGGACGATGTTCGTAACGGCTGGTCGTAAGCCAGAACATGGAGAAGATTCAGCAAACAGCTTTTTCcagattaagaaaattggaGATAATCTTAGCGGTTACAAGATTGCATTTTGCCCTGAGGATAAAGATTGCATCAATGTCGGGATAAAAGTGGACCGGTCTGGCGTTAGGCGTTTGGTTTTGAGCTCTACTCCATTCGAAGTTGTGTTTGAGAAAGCGACATACACTTCGTCCAAGACTATGTCTAATGTCTGA
- the LOC108848614 gene encoding uncharacterized protein LOC108848614, protein MHRFISTHFLPRHKDDLKPNTIYKLNKFSIRASRSVYRVSPHNHAIGFTSKTTFVPVPEGDYQIDSQHFHIIGFLRVINGDNLDSQTPMATAPTPNGEKSKNMVFLHVQLEDGEIARVYLWDTIAATFRSRWNDSKTKPSVILITTLNSKTLGGVVTLSSTASTCLFFDSDIIETEKLLSRFEADGKTPPTVNSSTAAVTKVETVTLNEIHKFLENESPQVASFICTATITEVKEEYGWYFISCTACKWQLERSETSFICPNSKCKKPNTVGLISGNEATFVIFDKEALKLVVRQAPDVMNEVSESGENGSNEDPGTATPQCVLDIVGRTCTFQVKVNDFNFKSVRTTATVSHIVDADIQNGQTLQTNDEKKDGKRQRLN, encoded by the exons ATGCACAGGTTTATCTCGACGCACTTCCTTCCCCGCCACAAAGATGACCTGAAACCGAACACAATATACAAGCTCAACAAGTTCAGCATCAGAGCTTCTAGATCAGTTTACAGAGTCTCACCGCATAATCACGCTATCGGCTTCACGAGCAAGACAACCTTCGTCCCTGTTCCTGAAGGGGACTACCAGATTGATTCTCAGCACTTTC ATATTATTGGCTTTTTGCGAGTCATCAACGGGGACAACTTAGACAGTCAGACACCCATGGCTACTGCCCCAACGCCTAATGGTGAAAAGTCAAAGAATATGGTCTTCTTGCATGTCCAACTTGAGGA CGGTGAGATAGCTCGTGTTTATCTGTGGGACACAATTGCTGCTACTTTTCGAAGTAGGTGGAATGATAGCAAGACAAAACCGTCAGTAATCTTGATCACCACTCTCAATTCAAAAACACTTGGAG GTGTTGTGACCTTAAGCTCCACAGCCTCCACATGTCTCTTCTTTGACTCGGACATCATTGAGAcagaaaaattattatcaag GTTTGAAGCTGATGGAAAAACCCCACCAACTGTCAACAGCTCCACCGCTGCAGTTACTAAAGTGGAGACAGTGACACTGAACGAGATTCACAAATTCTTAGAAAATGAGTCACCACAG GTCGCTAGCTTCATCTGCACTGCAACAATAACAGAAGTAAAGGAAGAATATGGTTGGTACTTCATCTCCTGCACCGCCTGCAAGTGGCAACTGGAAAGGTCAGAAACATCTTTCATTTGCCCTAACTCCAAGTGCAAGAAACCAAACACTGTTGGGCTCATCAG TGGCAATGAAGCAACCTTTGTGATTTTTGACAAAGAAGCACTGAAATTGGTGGTAAGACAGGCGCCTGACGTCATGAATGAGGTGAGTGAG TCTGGTGAAAACGGTTCAAATGAAGATCCTGGCACTGCAACACCTCAATGTGTCCTAGACATTGTGGGGCGCACGTGCACGTTCCAAGTGAAGGTCAATGACTTCAATTTCAAATCAGTTCGCACGACAGCTACAGTATCCCACATTGTTGATGCTGATATTCAGAATGGTCAAACCTTGCAAACCAATGATGAGAAGAAGGATGGCAAGCGCCAACGTCTCAACTAG